A stretch of DNA from Deltaproteobacteria bacterium:
AACGCACTGTTTGTCGCCCCCGCGGAAGCGGGGGTCCAGTAGTTTCGGGAAAATATGGATTCCCGCTTTCGCGGGAATGACATTTATGTCTGACCAGCTGATCTTTGGCCTCTACATTTTCGTTCTGGCGGTCTTTGTCGGCTACCAGATCATCACCAAGGTGCCGGCCCTTTTGCACACGCCGCTGATGTCGGCCACCAACGCCATATCGGGCATT
This window harbors:
- a CDS encoding NAD(P) transhydrogenase subunit alpha, encoding MSDQLIFGLYIFVLAVFVGYQIITKVPALLHTPLMSATNAISGI